One Notolabrus celidotus isolate fNotCel1 chromosome 16, fNotCel1.pri, whole genome shotgun sequence DNA window includes the following coding sequences:
- the znf706 gene encoding zinc finger protein 706 → MARGHQKIQSQQKNAKKQAEMKKAKGHDQKTAAKAALVFTCAVCKSQMPDPKTFKQHFESKHPKSPMPPELEGVEA, encoded by the exons ATGGCGCGTGGGCATCAGAAGATTCAGTCCCAGcagaaaaatgcaaagaaacaggCCGAGATGAAGAAGGCCAAGGGTCATGatcaaaaaacagcagcaaaggCAGCGCTAGTTTTCACCTGTGCTGTGTGTAAG TCCCAGATGCCGGACCCGAAAACATTCAAGCAGCACTTTGAGAGCAAGCATCCGAAATCACCCATGCCCCCTGAGTTAGAGGGAGTGGAGGCATAA